ttctctactttattcccatcttgcccctaggttcttcagaaactttttttttagattccatatatatgtgttacatacggtatttgtttttctctttcggctCTGGCATTTTGAGGTGGACTTttccctccccccccgccccccgcagctGTCCCACCTGCCTGGCCCAAGTCCCCTTCGCCTCCAGCCCTCCCAGCCCTCTGCACAAGCTCTCCGGGCCCCTGTGGGACCAGGGAGGCCTGGCTGGGCTGCCAGAGTGAGCCAGTTAGTGGGTGCTCTGCTGGCCTGGGATGACCTTTCCCCAGAAACTAGGAGCAGGTTCAAATCATGGCTCAGATACTTGCTTACTCCCTCAGTGACCCCAGGAAAGGGTCTTCCTCTCTCCAGgttactttgttgttttttttttttcctccaggttTCTTACCTGTGAAACTCAGCGAGTTGTTATGAGGGTCAAATGGGAGAATGGAGAATAGGCAGGAAGCTTTGGCAAAATGTACAGATGGATGAAGGATTCTACTGTCATTTCCCATCAAACTTCAGAGCAAGTCTCCCCTTGCAGAGAGTTTTTCCTGGCCACCTGGGCCATGCcacatgcctcagtttccccattggtAACAAGTGCGGTGTCATagagttcttgtgaggattaaatgagccaaTGCTCGTGAAGGTCTAGAGCAGTGCTGGCTGATGACAGTCGCTCAAGAGATGCTTGTTCTCTGCCCTCCATCCGGGGGGCTTCTGCGTTAGGTGATGACAAAGTCTATTTGCCCTTTGGGGCCCCAGTCCAGACTGTCCCATTACAGATGAGGCCTCTGAGGTCCAATGAGgataagcaacttgcccagggtcacccaggtTCTGACACCCAAGTCTACCACCCACACCCGTGCAGCCTCTGCACacctgtctccctgcctccccgccccccctccccacccctgccccgcaCACGGCTAGAAGCTACTTAAACAAAATTCTTCCTTTAGTCTTTAATCAtcctcagagggcttccctggtggctcagtggttaagaatccgcctgccattgcaggggacacgggttcgagccctggtccgggaagatcccacatgccgtggagcaactaagcctgtgcgccacaactactgagtctgcgctctagagcccacgagccacaactactgagcccatgtgccacaactactgagcctgtgctctagagcccgtgctccgcaacaagagaagccaccgcaatgagaagccagcgcactgcaacgatgagtagccccccgctcgccgcaactagagaaagcctgcgcacagcaacgaagacccaacacagccaaaaataaataaattaaaaaaaaatcatcctcagAACACCCCCTTAAAGTGGATACTGTCCTCCCcactttacatatgaggaaactgaggcccaaagaggacAGGTGagctgcccagagtcacacagggGTGGATGGTAGAGAAGATACTCTTTTTTCTGGGGTCCATGAAGCTCTCCCTGCCTGGAGCTGTCCTTtctgcctctccccacttccttccaGTCCACCCTCAGCCTCCACAGGGCTCTCCTTACAGGAGATGAGCAATGGGGGCTGCAGTCTGCAGCCCCAGGCCTAGCAAGGGGACCATCACCAGATGCTTCCTCTCAACCCCTGTGTCACAGCCACcaggcctcctcctcctctttccctgaaCTCACTGCTCCTGGGCCCCCATTCTTTCCTTAAACTGGTGCCCAGGGACCTAACATTGGGTTTGATCCCATGGGAAAAGATGCTCTAGGTCTAAAGACACCCTTGTCTCCATCTCCCCCTTCTtgctgcccctcctccttcccctgtaCCCCACACTCCCAGGGCAGCCACCAGGCCAGGCCTCTGGTCAGGTGAAGAGCCCACAGGCCATTTGCCTCACCTGCATCCTCCCACTTTCAATTCATGGAAAGGTATGATAGGTACCAGGCACACATGGCCGCTGACCCAGCGTTCAGATTGCTTGAGTTCCCCCACCCATTCACACACCAAAGACTCATTCCATGGAACATCAGTCCTGGTTGccgccctgtgaggacacagcagggtaATGAGCAAGCGGGGCATGGAATGGGATACGTGCTGTGCGGCTCTGCACAGCGTTGAAGGGAGGACCGAGAAGGGATGGTCACGTTTATTGAGCACCGACTATGAGCTGTGCATTTCTTGTACATCCACCTCACTTGATCTGCACCTGTGAGGCGAGCGACAGTGAGggtcctcattttatagacaggTTAAATAGgaaatttgctcaaggtcatgaaGCTCCATGTGCCGTTGAGCCCAGGTTGGCCTGACTCCCAAGCCTACTTAACAAGACCAAACTTGTGCCCGGTGCTGGATGAGCGAATGAGTAGGTGAGGGCAGCAGGAGGGCTTCCTAGGGGAGGTGGCGTGGAGGCTGGACTGGGGAACAGCAGGAATTCTCAgagcagagaaggaggaagggcatttcaggcaggaagaacagcacgtgcaaaggcagAGAGGTGTGGAAGCATCTGGTGTGTTCTGGAATCTATAGGAATCAGGATGTATGTGTGGGTACATGGGGTGTGGGATACGGTGGGGCCTGACTGTACCTCACGCTGAGGGGTTGGGACTGGGTCCTTTCAGGTGAGGGGCTCTGCGGTGATTGGACACCGTCATGGTGGTTCATGTGCTGTGGTTCCTGTACCTGATGCAACTTCAGAGGATCAGCTTGAAGGCAGAGCCGGAGATTTTATATTCAATAAATTCTCGATCCAGCTTTCGGATGCCTCAGTCTCCCTCTCTTAACTAGGGCCAGTCAGAGATGGCCAGGCTCCCAGGTAAGTCCTTCTGGCTGTCTAACTGCAGGCATTCTCTCATCCTCCTACCCTGCATCCTCCAACCTCCCGCGTCCTCGGAGGGTTGGAGTGAGGTGCCAGGATGGCCACGGAAATGGCTGGCTCACCAGGGGCTGAGGCGCTGGGGTCCTCTCCCTGCAGTCCAGAGTGTGGGCCCAGACCTGAGCGCACTCAGGGCCGGAAGGAAAAGGGCGCGATCCTCCCTTATAAAGACACTTTGGGGTAATGGGGACGCAGAGGGAGACTGGGGTTTGACCCGCCTCCGCCAcctctgggtgaccttgggcaagcctgTGACCCTCTCTGATACTCAGTCTCCCAGTCTGTAAAACGGGGCGGTGCTACCTAGCTGATTGTGAGGGTCATTCCAGCAGGGCCACACCTCCGTCTCCCGGAGCGGGGTGTGCAGGGTCCTTAACTGCCCGTTCTTCGGGAGGGAAAGGGGACCATAGAGGGGAGTGGCCCGGCGCTACCGAAGCCGGTAGCGAccctctcccacccactcccTTCCCAGCACGGAGGAACCCTCTCCACCTGCCCCTGGGGGGCGAGAAAACCCGGGAGCGCATCCTCGGAATGGGTTCTGGGAGGAGTGCCCCTGGGGGGGAGGAGGAAAACCCGGGCAGGATCTCGGGCAGGAGCGGACCACGCGGCCCCCAGCCCGTGCTCAGCCCGCGCGGCCGGCGGGTGGGAGGGGGTGTCATGCCTGGCTAGGCTGAGGAGAAGGTGCAGGGCCGGGCCCGGCGGGCCGCCCGGGGCtccggggctgggggtgggggcgcgCGGCCTCCGCAGTGGGGCGCGGGTCACGTGTGAGGAGGGGCGAAAGTCTCGCAAAGCCGGGCGGCGTGCCGCGAGTTGGGAGTTCTCGGCGCGCCGCGGGCGGCGGGAGCTCGGGCTCCCGGGCAAGCCGGGGACGCGGCAGAGGCGGGGGCCTGGGTCCGAGACCGCGGGGGCCGCAccgagagtgggagggagggagagagacagaggcagggacCGGAGCGAGACAGAGACGCGCAGGGGAGAGACAGGGCAGGGGTAGAGGAAGGCAGGGGACAGACTGGGAAGGCGACGGAGACGAAGACAGGGACCCGCAGGGAGAGACCGAGAGACCGACGGGGGCAGGAGAGACCGGGAGAAACAGAGAGCCGAGGGCGCGGCGGGGGAGGTGGCGGCAGAGCCGGGGCTGGCCGGCCGCGGGGGTCTCGGGGCCAGAGGCGAGCGCAGCGGGGCAGGGAGCGGAgcgcagggctgggggcagcgcGGAGTGACAGCGAGAGAACAGTGGGGGCGGCGGAGGGAAGGAGCctgcggcgggggcggggggcgccaGCGCCATGGGTCGCCGGACCCTCGCGCTCTGAGCCCCGGCCCGGGGCCCGACGATGCTGAAGCCGAGGCGGCGCCGAGGGCGCGGCGCGGGGCAGCGCTGAAAGTTGGGCGGCCCGCGGGGAGCGGCGCGGGACGGCCCGGAGACCGCGAGACCCGGGGACCGACGGACAGACCCACAGGCagccggggagggggggcggggccggcccACCGAGTTCGCGGGGAGTGGGCGCCGGGA
This genomic stretch from Phocoena phocoena chromosome 11, mPhoPho1.1, whole genome shotgun sequence harbors:
- the LOC136131314 gene encoding transcription initiation factor TFIID subunit 4-like; this translates as MAKWQELVAGGQKGHGSKLQKPRSQRSRRRRRWTEDRAHQVPGSRLTALNARLAAGIRVRDKVLSGRGPSRQALGHTDTHAAGQTTDSASGERGPGLPRGAGSDESPGGGERALHPRRSRAGGVPGGEKGVPAPTPRELGGPAPPPLPGCLWVCPSVPGSRGLRAVPRRSPRAAQLSALPRAAPSAPPRLQHRRAPGRGSEREGPATHGAGAPRPRRRLLPSAAPTVLSLSLRAAPSPALRSLPRCARLWPRDPRGRPAPALPPPPPPRPRLSVSPGLSCPRRSLGLSLRVPVFVSVAFPVCPLPSSTPALSLPCASLSRSGPCLCLSPSLPLSVRPPRSRTQAPASAASPACPGARAPAARGAPRTPNSRHAARLCETFAPPHT